A genomic window from Diorhabda sublineata isolate icDioSubl1.1 chromosome 8, icDioSubl1.1, whole genome shotgun sequence includes:
- the LOC130447193 gene encoding translation initiation factor IF-3, with the protein MSVRYLSKTFKLITISLTRGTFTTNVGARNVSNIINNFDKNDGLGAEEKPKKKKTAIIPKITLIQDQQLLVTTLEEAQRLSKRRNLKLVKIIDLDTKTQRPIYKLMTGSEYHAEDLKQRAIKKEEKQNAVKAEKVLIINHNIYEHDLQVHLKKINKWIDKLHEVRVVINGDSNNMEKAESVYANIEKGLSTGNSRILQKRTKGSDIKFQILPPKKNKDDNL; encoded by the exons atgtCGGTAcgttatttatcaaaaacatttaaattgatAACTATTAGTTTAACTAGAGGAACTTTTACGACAAACGTAGGGGCTCGGAATgtttctaatattataaataattttgataaaaatgacgGTTTGGGTGCggaagaaaaaccaaaaaaaaagaaaacagctATCATACCCAAAATAACTTTAATCCAAGACCAACAGTTATTAGTTACTACTCTCGAAGAAGCCCAAAGATTATCAAAACGAAGAAATCTCAAGTTGGTAAAAATAATCGATCttgatacaaaaactcagagGCCCATATATAAATTGATGACAG GTAGCGAGTACCACGCTGAAGATTTAAAACAACGTGcgattaaaaaagaagaaaaacaaaatgccGTAAAAGCAGAAAAAGTGTTGATAATAAACCATAATATCTATGAACACGATTTACAAGTTCACcttaaaaagataaataaatggATCGATAAACTTCACGAGGTTCGTGTAGTGATCAACGGGGATAGTAACAACATGGAGAAAGCTGAATCAGTTTACGCTAATATCGAAAAAGGTCTAAGTACAGGAAATTCTAGGATTTTACAGAAAAGAACGAAAGGTTCTGATATTAAGTTTCAAATATTACCTCCTAAGAAAAACAAAGATGACAATTTATGA
- the LOC130447194 gene encoding 2-(3-amino-3-carboxypropyl)histidine synthase subunit 1, which produces MSESAVVIKAKPVRKVFKATKVTKIPQSLLNNPKLQAAIESLPKNYNFEIPKTIWRIQELKAKTVALQMPEGLLIYSTTIADIIKDFSGADSIIMGDVTYGACCIDDLTAKALGVELLIHYGHSCLVPADQTSGIKVLYIFVDIKIDPLHFIDTMQLNFKTSTKIALVSTIQFVTTLQAAANKLKEIGFDVSVPQFRPLSPGEILGCTAPVLKCAEVVIYLGDGRFHLEATMIANPKLKAYKYDPYSKEFTREYYDHAEMEKIRQTSIRQAINAGTFGVIMGTLGRQGNPNVVDHLRKRLEESDKKTVVILLSEIFPNKINLFKNIDAFVQIACPRLSIDWGKAFSKPVLTPYEASIVVGDAKWHKENDSYPMDFYANASLGPWTPNHKPDADGINKCCGKCL; this is translated from the exons ATGTCTGAATCAGCAGTAGTTATAAAAGCGAAGCCTGTAAGAAAGGTATTTAAAGCtacaaaagttacaaaaatcCCTCAATCTTTGTTAAATAATCCAAAACTTCAAGCAGCAATTGAAAGTTtacctaaaaattataatttcgaaattccGAAGACGATATGGCGGATACAAGAATTAAAAGCGAAGACTGTTGCTTTACAAATGCCAGAAGGGTTATTAATTTATTCCACCACTATAGCTGACATTATTAAAGACTTTTCTGGTGCAGATTCTATTATTATGGGAGATGTAACATATGGAGCTTGTTGTATAGATGATCTAACAGCTAAAGCTCTCGGCGTCGAATTATTGATTCATTATGGACATAGTTGTTTAGTTCCTGCTGATCAAACATCAGGAAtcaaagttttatatatatttgtcgATATAAAAATAGATCCTTTACACTTCATAGACACAATGcaactaaattttaaaacttcAACGAAAATAGCTCTTGTAAGTACAATACAATTTGTTACTACTCTTCAAGCAGCCgctaataaattaaaagaaataggTTTTGATGTTAGTGTACCTCAATTTCGTCCGCTATCCCCAGGTGAAATATTAGGATGTACAGCTCCGGTTTTAAAATGTGCTGAAGTTGTTATATACTTAGGTGATGGTAGATTTCACTTAGAAGCAACTATGATTGCGAATCCTAAATTAAAAGCTTATAAATATGATCCTTATTCAAAAGAATTTACAAGGGAGTATTACGATCATgcagaaatggaaaaaattagacAAACAAGTATTAGACAAGCAATTAACGCCGGTACTTTTGGGGTTATAATGGGTACACTGGGTAGACAAG gTAACCCCAATGTTGTTGATCATTTAAGAAAAAGACTAGAGGAGAGTGATAAGAAAACTGTTGTGATACTTCTATCTGAAATTTTtcccaacaaaataaatttatttaagaatattgATGCTTTTGTTCAAATAGCATGTCCGCGTCTTTCTATTGATTGGGGAAAAGCGTTTTCCAAGCCAGTTCTAACTCCATATGAAGCTTCTATTGTCGTAGGGGATGCTAAATGGcataaagaaaatgatagttATCCAATGGATTTTTATGCAAATGCAAGTTTAGGCCCTTGGACTCCTAATCATAAACCAGACGCTGATGGCATTAATAAATGTTGCGGTAAAtgtttatag
- the LOC130447195 gene encoding actin-related protein 2/3 complex subunit 1A: MTEQHRFGNIIAPITCHAWNKDKTQIALSPNNHEVHIYKRNGAEWKLLDTLNQHDLRVMGIDWAPNTNRIVTCAADRNAYVWTQDKDDKWKPTLVLLRINRAATCVKWSPDENKFAVGSGARLISVCYFESENDWWVSKHIKKPIRSTVTCLDWHPNNVLLAAGSSDFKVRVFSAYIKDIEKTPEATVWGSKMPFGQLMMEFINSNVGGGWIHSLSFSPDGNKICWVAHDSSVNFADASKGNVVQKIRTEFLPFLSCTWITNKSVVAAGHSCIPIVYGLKNDDRFGFVAKLDTSLKKESGGLSAMRMFHSLDKQARTETSDTNLDSIHQNAITCVCIYMGDKEKTLKISTSGADGLLVIWDLNLLERSLQNLKIA, translated from the exons atgactgAACAACATAGATTTGGGAATATCATAGCACCTATAACGTGTCATGCTTGGAATAAGGATAAAACAC AAATCGCTCTGTCTCCAAACAATCACGAGgtacatatatataaaagaaacgGAGCCGAATGGAAACTTTTAGATACTCTGAATCAACATGATTTGAGAGTAATGGGAATAGATTGGGCTCCAAACACAAATCGAATAGTAACATGTGCGGCAGATCGTAACGCTTACGTTTGGACCCAAGATAAAGATGATAAATGGAAACCTACTTTGGTATTATTGAGAATAAATAGAGCCGCAACATGCGTAAAATGGTCACCAGATGAAAATAAATTCGCAGTTGGTTCTGGAGCTCGTTTAATATCTGTTTGTTATTTCGAATCCGAGAATGACTGGTGGGTTTCTAAGCATATTAAAAAGCCTATTAGATCAACTGTCACCTGCTTGGATTGGCATCCAAACAATGTGCTTCTTGCAGCTGGTTCTTCTGATTTTAAAGTCAGAGTATTTTCAGCTTACATCAAAGATATCGAAAAGACTCCTGAAGCAACTGTTTGGGGGTCAAAAATGCCGTTTGGGCAGTTAATGATGGAATTTATAAATTCTAACGTTGGTGGTGGATGGATTCATAGCCTTAGTTTTTCTCCCGATGGTAACAAGATTTGTTGg GTGGCCCATGATTCTTCAGTGAACTTTGCGGATGCAAGTAAGGGTAACGTCGTTCAAAAGATTCGTACTGAATTTCTACCCTTCTTAAGTTGTACTTGGATAACAAATAAATCAGTAGTGGCCGCTGGTCACAGTTGTATACCGATCGTTTATGGGCTTAAAAATGACGATCGGTTTGGTTTCGTCGCAAAATTGGATACGTCTTTGAAAAAGGAAAGCGGAGGATTGTCCGCTATGCGAATGTTCCATTCTTTAGATAAACAG GCTAGAACTGAAACTTCCGATACCAATTTGGATTCGATCCATCAAAATGCCATAACTTGTGTATGTATATACATGGGggataaagaaaaaacattaaaaatctCCACTTCAGGAGCTGATGGGCTATTAGTTATTTGGGATTTGAATTTGCTGGAAAGATCgctacaaaatttgaaaatcgctTGA